A window of bacterium contains these coding sequences:
- a CDS encoding GAF domain-containing protein gives MELTAALRKLFKPAVREQSPDFQKQALSEFSRSLTLIVDLEQLKDNVISALRELYPMGSLAIFLLNLELNRFQLAAWRGDTQAPEVRPGFAPEDPLIRWFTVNETHLSLPHSPDIASFFKPEEHAVLEAVQAETILPLISMNRLIGVICLGRLAGSGQLKESDYEFLHNLAGQAALAFENAYLYQQQKARLRRMYRADRLATLGQLAAGAAHEIRNPLTSIRSTIQYLQRDIQDPVKQALVRELIEEVDRINGIIEGLLSFSRPAKAEISSVDLRALLSQVLALASATALKRGIALDLEYVPAETELSADPALLKQVFLNVLMNAIEALEGGGHIQVRVELADRGRGGSHTQRKMFHVLFSDNGPGIPAENMERIFDPFFTTKKEGTGLGLSICYGIIQQHGGDIEIESRTADAESREHGTRVAVTLPQAQSISGSRRSREK, from the coding sequence ATGGAACTGACCGCTGCCTTGCGCAAACTGTTCAAACCCGCGGTGAGAGAGCAGAGTCCGGATTTCCAGAAACAGGCGCTCAGTGAGTTCAGCCGCTCGCTGACCCTGATAGTCGACCTGGAGCAACTCAAGGACAACGTCATCTCGGCCCTGCGCGAGCTGTACCCGATGGGAAGCCTGGCGATATTCCTGCTGAACCTGGAGCTTAACCGTTTCCAACTGGCCGCCTGGCGCGGTGACACCCAGGCGCCGGAGGTCCGCCCGGGCTTCGCCCCCGAGGACCCGCTGATCCGCTGGTTCACGGTCAACGAGACCCACCTGAGCCTGCCGCACAGCCCGGACATCGCCTCGTTTTTCAAGCCGGAGGAGCATGCGGTGCTGGAGGCCGTGCAGGCCGAGACCATCCTGCCGCTGATCTCGATGAACCGCCTGATCGGGGTGATCTGCCTGGGGCGCCTGGCCGGCAGCGGACAGTTGAAGGAGTCGGATTACGAGTTCCTGCACAACCTGGCCGGGCAGGCGGCGCTGGCGTTCGAGAACGCCTACCTCTACCAGCAGCAGAAAGCCCGTCTGCGCCGCATGTACCGCGCCGACCGTCTGGCCACCCTGGGCCAGCTCGCCGCCGGGGCGGCCCACGAGATCCGCAACCCTCTAACCTCGATCCGCAGTACGATCCAGTACCTGCAGAGAGACATCCAGGACCCGGTCAAGCAGGCCCTTGTCCGCGAGCTGATCGAGGAGGTGGACCGGATCAACGGGATCATCGAGGGCCTGCTGTCGTTCTCGCGCCCGGCCAAGGCCGAGATTTCGAGCGTGGACCTGCGCGCCCTGCTGAGCCAGGTGCTCGCGCTGGCCTCGGCCACGGCGCTCAAGCGCGGCATCGCGCTGGACCTGGAGTATGTCCCCGCGGAGACCGAGTTGAGCGCCGACCCGGCCCTGCTTAAGCAGGTGTTCCTGAATGTCCTGATGAACGCGATCGAGGCCCTGGAGGGCGGCGGCCACATCCAGGTGCGCGTGGAGCTGGCCGACCGCGGTCGCGGCGGCAGCCATACGCAGAGGAAAATGTTCCACGTGCTGTTCAGCGACAACGGCCCCGGAATCCCCGCGGAAAACATGGAACGCATCTTCGACCCGTTTTTCACCACCAAGAAAGAGGGCACCGGCCTGGGGCTGTCGATCTGTTACGGCATCATCCAGCAGCACGGTGGAGATATAGAAATCGAAAGCCGCACCGCGGACGCCGAGAGCCGGGAGCACGGCACCCGGGTGGCGGTCACCCTGCCGCAGGCCCAGTCCATAAGCGGCAGCAGACGCTCCAGGGAGAAATGA
- a CDS encoding NEW3 domain-containing protein gives MNSKLINVFLAAVLMLAWCFQCAPAQQDQASLLLDLKKARASYQSASQKLESDRKLYENKAISEDEFIRSRNEALSAEVDYQKLILRVISQQSYIIVERAVKYQTPRGERRVKVTLRSTMEGNQEYLDQFQEHFDVFTPEMRSSRIYNIFVSLLEPGSNTIIGAPYETRIPTLDMGGATVADFGLLKDVETVCVSLNYGGRKDEKNIFLEKDASASVVDINSMQFSQEVDLGGAASYDLTLERFSTSDDVYKLAVVNLPRQVSCDFLDSETGARLSQVKFGQGVNTKKLSLKAYLPERDDEQVVIDRPLEFFALVLTLEQAEKLGDPTGRQFTPEQLAEFQAGSVRLELIPRGVGRIEVRAPSLYHEITVGDSLALEVTVRNIGTRRLDNVKISTDNPLNWRSRIEPDLIRSLEPEKEAQVSLVFLPPEDVGVGAQEVKIRTEALADNRAVRTEDKTVRIQVKARTEVLWTTVLVLALVGLVVGIVVFGVKISRR, from the coding sequence ATGAATTCCAAGCTCATCAATGTCTTCCTGGCCGCAGTGCTCATGCTGGCGTGGTGTTTCCAATGTGCCCCGGCGCAGCAAGACCAGGCCTCGCTCCTGCTGGACCTGAAAAAGGCCCGCGCCTCCTACCAGAGCGCTTCCCAGAAACTGGAGTCCGACCGCAAGCTCTACGAGAACAAGGCCATCTCGGAGGATGAATTCATCCGCTCGCGCAACGAAGCCCTGAGCGCCGAGGTGGACTATCAGAAACTGATCCTGCGCGTGATCTCGCAGCAGTCCTACATCATCGTGGAGCGGGCGGTCAAGTACCAGACCCCGCGGGGTGAGCGTCGGGTCAAGGTGACCCTGCGCAGCACGATGGAGGGCAACCAGGAGTACCTGGACCAGTTCCAGGAGCATTTCGACGTGTTCACGCCCGAGATGCGCTCCTCCAGGATCTACAACATTTTCGTCTCCCTGCTCGAACCGGGCAGCAACACCATAATCGGCGCGCCCTACGAGACTCGTATCCCCACTCTGGACATGGGCGGGGCCACAGTGGCCGATTTCGGCCTGCTCAAGGACGTGGAGACAGTGTGCGTGAGCCTCAACTACGGCGGCCGCAAGGACGAGAAGAACATATTCCTGGAAAAGGACGCCAGCGCCAGCGTGGTGGATATCAACTCGATGCAGTTCTCGCAGGAGGTGGACCTGGGCGGGGCCGCCTCCTACGATCTGACCCTGGAGCGGTTCTCCACCAGCGATGATGTCTACAAGCTGGCCGTGGTCAACCTGCCCCGTCAGGTGAGTTGCGATTTCCTGGACTCCGAGACCGGGGCGCGCCTGAGCCAGGTCAAGTTCGGCCAGGGGGTGAACACCAAGAAACTGTCCCTCAAGGCCTATCTGCCGGAGCGGGATGACGAGCAGGTGGTGATCGACCGTCCGCTGGAATTCTTCGCCCTGGTACTGACCCTGGAGCAGGCTGAGAAGCTGGGCGACCCCACCGGGCGGCAGTTCACTCCGGAGCAGCTCGCGGAATTCCAGGCCGGCTCGGTGCGCCTGGAGCTGATCCCGCGCGGGGTGGGACGGATCGAGGTGCGCGCGCCCAGTCTGTACCACGAGATCACGGTGGGCGACAGCCTGGCCCTGGAAGTGACCGTGCGCAACATCGGCACCCGGCGTCTGGACAATGTGAAGATATCCACGGACAATCCGCTTAACTGGCGCTCGCGGATCGAGCCGGACCTGATCCGCTCGCTGGAGCCGGAGAAAGAGGCCCAGGTGTCTCTGGTGTTCCTGCCGCCCGAGGACGTGGGAGTGGGGGCGCAGGAGGTGAAAATCCGCACCGAGGCCCTGGCCGACAACCGCGCGGTGCGCACCGAGGACAAGACCGTGCGTATCCAGGTCAAGGCGCGCACGGAGGTGCTCTGGACAACGGTGCTGGTGCTGGCCCTGGTCGGACTGGTGGTGGGGATCGTGGTCTTCGGGGTGAAAATCAGCCGCAGGTAG
- a CDS encoding ABC transporter permease, translating to MFKVLLMKEIQDSINNYKFPITLVLCLFLIPLGTFVSLREYEQRLADYRQEMSIYQESAQGNIYWSFSARGFRPPSALSFLAGGLEDRLPTFVSTDWRGNYGLHYDNELSSPVSTFFGKLDLQTCVGFVLSILALVFMFSSVSGEKEKGTLKLLISHSVPRSKIYAAKVIGNFIIFTVPFMLSLLVSLVVISFSSSISLFSAGGWTAVAVFTGLSLLFILLMLNLGIMISSRTDKSITSVIALLFIWIMLAFVVPKASPMVAEALFPIPTAQVVNLQKEAVRKDLEEELKGRRAELMKKVMAEYGIQNQYNLSDAAHKDYRSRALQIEHKYEILTSQALKKIDDAYESKKQVQSAIAISLSRCSPVSCFTYLASELAGTSLLELENFKNAAGRFQQQVKETVYDNYSVEWYDYPDGSGGITTPRKEGSTYDPKTAPVPVLTGYSHVTVAEVLSTQWIDILLLALYAVVLFAAGLVSFNRYDVR from the coding sequence ATGTTCAAAGTGCTGCTGATGAAGGAAATCCAGGATTCGATCAACAACTACAAGTTCCCGATCACGCTGGTGCTGTGCCTGTTTCTGATCCCGCTGGGCACGTTCGTCTCCCTCAGGGAATACGAGCAGCGGCTCGCCGATTACCGGCAGGAGATGTCCATCTACCAGGAGAGCGCGCAAGGGAACATCTACTGGTCCTTTTCCGCCAGGGGGTTCCGTCCGCCCTCCGCGCTCAGTTTCCTGGCCGGCGGCCTCGAAGATCGCCTGCCGACTTTTGTCAGCACCGATTGGCGGGGTAATTACGGGTTGCATTATGACAACGAGCTGTCCAGCCCGGTGTCGACTTTTTTCGGAAAACTTGATCTGCAGACCTGTGTCGGTTTCGTGCTCTCTATCCTGGCCCTGGTCTTCATGTTCAGCAGTGTGTCCGGGGAAAAGGAGAAAGGCACGCTCAAGCTGCTGATCTCGCACTCTGTTCCGCGGTCGAAGATATACGCGGCCAAAGTGATCGGAAATTTCATAATTTTCACCGTTCCGTTCATGCTGTCCCTGCTGGTGAGCCTGGTGGTGATAAGCTTTTCGAGCTCCATCAGCCTGTTCTCCGCGGGTGGGTGGACCGCCGTAGCCGTATTCACCGGCCTGTCGTTGTTGTTTATCCTGTTGATGCTCAACCTGGGGATAATGATATCCTCACGCACTGATAAATCGATCACCTCGGTCATCGCGCTCCTTTTCATCTGGATAATGCTGGCGTTCGTGGTGCCCAAAGCCAGTCCGATGGTGGCGGAGGCGCTGTTCCCGATACCGACCGCGCAGGTGGTCAACCTGCAGAAAGAGGCGGTGCGGAAAGACCTGGAGGAAGAGCTGAAAGGCCGGCGCGCTGAACTGATGAAAAAAGTCATGGCTGAATATGGAATACAGAATCAATACAACCTGAGCGATGCGGCCCACAAGGATTATCGCAGCCGGGCGCTTCAAATCGAGCATAAATATGAGATACTGACCAGCCAGGCGCTTAAAAAGATCGATGACGCTTATGAAAGCAAGAAACAGGTGCAATCCGCCATCGCGATCAGTCTTTCCCGGTGCTCGCCGGTAAGCTGTTTCACCTACCTGGCTTCCGAACTGGCCGGGACCAGCCTGCTGGAGCTGGAGAATTTCAAGAACGCCGCCGGACGCTTCCAGCAACAGGTGAAAGAGACCGTGTACGACAACTATTCCGTAGAATGGTACGACTACCCGGACGGTTCGGGTGGAATCACCACTCCCAGGAAAGAGGGTAGCACGTACGACCCGAAAACCGCACCCGTGCCCGTGTTGACCGGTTACAGCCACGTGACTGTAGCGGAAGTGCTGAGCACGCAGTGGATCGACATTCTTCTGTTGGCGCTGTACGCCGTCGTTCTCTTCGCCGCGGGATTGGTTTCTTTCAACCGCTACGACGTAAGGTGA
- a CDS encoding sigma-54 dependent transcriptional regulator, protein MQSKILVVDDEKNIRAILTRLLEDEGYAVLTAASAEEAIVLAESSGPDLVLMDQRMPGLDGIEGLVRIKARNPDITVIILTAHAEIGLAVEAIKKGAYDYLTKPFDNEELLIVIRRALERSSLAHRVNSLERELHERYSFRNLVGVSAAMRRVQEQIARVCETGATVLVEGESGTGKELVARAIHFNSRRADKPFVTVNCGAIPLSLIESELFGHEKGAFTGAVERRSGKFEQAGGGTFFLDEVGELPLEAQVKLLRVLDERRVTRLGGRESLPLDVRLIAATNKDLQQQVEKGAFRLDLFYRLNIVTLRLPPLRERREDIPVLAEHFIRKHNRLLDLSITGFSLAAADRLQAYDWPGNVRDLENAVQSAMIQAGAGTLEPQHLPMRVTAGASVAPERDAGPDSSGLGASVRQMSARLEREMIRDTLAECGNNRTEAARRLNVSRKTLYNKLHEYGLE, encoded by the coding sequence ATGCAGAGCAAGATACTGGTGGTCGACGACGAGAAAAACATCCGCGCCATCCTGACCCGCCTTCTCGAGGATGAGGGCTACGCCGTGCTCACGGCCGCCAGCGCCGAGGAGGCGATAGTGCTGGCCGAATCCTCGGGGCCCGACCTGGTCCTGATGGACCAGCGCATGCCCGGGTTGGATGGTATCGAGGGGCTGGTGCGGATCAAGGCGCGCAACCCCGATATCACGGTCATTATCCTGACCGCCCACGCCGAGATCGGCCTGGCGGTGGAGGCGATCAAGAAAGGGGCCTACGACTACCTGACCAAGCCCTTCGACAATGAGGAACTGCTGATAGTGATCCGGCGCGCCCTGGAGCGCAGCAGCCTCGCCCACCGGGTGAACAGCCTGGAGCGCGAGCTGCACGAGCGCTACAGTTTCCGCAACCTGGTCGGGGTGAGCGCGGCGATGCGCCGGGTGCAGGAGCAGATCGCCCGGGTCTGCGAAACCGGGGCCACTGTGCTGGTGGAGGGCGAAAGCGGCACCGGCAAGGAACTGGTGGCCCGGGCCATCCATTTCAACAGCCGCCGGGCGGACAAGCCCTTTGTCACGGTCAACTGTGGGGCGATCCCGCTCAGCCTGATCGAGAGCGAGCTGTTCGGGCACGAGAAAGGCGCGTTCACCGGGGCGGTGGAGCGCCGCAGCGGCAAGTTCGAGCAGGCCGGCGGCGGGACATTCTTCCTGGACGAGGTGGGTGAGCTGCCCCTGGAGGCCCAGGTGAAACTGCTGCGCGTGCTGGATGAGCGCCGGGTGACCCGCCTGGGCGGACGCGAGAGCCTTCCCCTGGATGTGCGCCTTATCGCCGCCACCAACAAAGACCTTCAGCAGCAGGTCGAGAAAGGTGCATTCCGGCTCGACCTTTTCTACCGCCTGAATATCGTGACCCTGCGCCTGCCCCCGCTGCGGGAGCGGCGCGAGGACATCCCGGTGCTGGCCGAGCATTTTATCCGCAAGCACAACCGCCTGCTCGACCTTTCGATCACCGGGTTCTCGCTGGCCGCGGCCGACCGGCTCCAGGCCTATGACTGGCCGGGCAACGTGCGCGACCTGGAGAACGCGGTCCAGAGCGCGATGATCCAGGCCGGGGCCGGGACCCTGGAGCCGCAGCACCTGCCGATGCGGGTGACCGCCGGGGCCTCTGTCGCGCCGGAGCGTGACGCGGGACCGGACAGCAGCGGACTGGGGGCCAGCGTGCGCCAGATGAGCGCCCGGCTCGAACGGGAGATGATCCGCGACACCCTGGCCGAGTGCGGGAACAACCGCACCGAGGCAGCGCGTCGGCTGAACGTGAGCCGGAAAACGCTCTACAACAAGTTGCACGAGTACGGGCTGGAATGA
- a CDS encoding TolC family protein, producing MQARWRQMLFILCLALAGPLAAAENALTLERAVSIALGESYTVRSYHERKQAMEHSYRYYQAQFDPRLDFTVYAPSWNENVNPIQRADGLPVYNSTGAMQYSGRLKFTYMLPTGGNLALSSELLRTNEKTVLALNDYRTLSDRKAQSSFSLMFEQPVFTRNTLAENLNEARLNYEKVSSQFTRQQMDIIYRVTQAFYQVFRCTRAAGIAGEKLANSEQALEVARLKAEAGRIPEGEVLIAEVTAAENRAALFERQGDLERASDELKQLIGLDLYQPVNVVTDLSYDSLTVDPDKAIERALANRLELHEAELDYELGRIDLDRAKRIREISGKISAYYDITGVSTREHGSTLDLFNSSFDNFVDRPPNRGVTLSVTVPVFDWGRGKERVQQEMANLRQARLDIEDQRNTIVREVREIVRNVEESGNRLRIHEQNQQLAQRSYQISRLRFDSGAITSQDMALAQESLAASQLNYLDAYISYQLALAELKKQTLWDFENDCGYRVDQKYSSDRSNQ from the coding sequence ATGCAGGCACGCTGGAGACAGATGCTGTTCATTCTCTGTCTGGCCCTGGCCGGACCTCTGGCCGCAGCGGAGAATGCCTTGACCCTGGAGCGGGCGGTCTCGATCGCCCTGGGCGAGAGCTACACTGTGCGCTCCTACCACGAGCGCAAGCAGGCGATGGAGCACTCCTACCGCTATTACCAGGCCCAGTTCGACCCGCGGCTGGATTTCACTGTCTACGCGCCCTCCTGGAACGAGAACGTGAACCCGATCCAGCGGGCGGATGGCCTGCCGGTGTACAATTCCACCGGGGCGATGCAGTACAGCGGGCGGCTCAAGTTCACCTACATGCTGCCCACCGGGGGCAACCTCGCTCTTTCCTCGGAGCTGCTGCGGACGAACGAGAAAACGGTCCTGGCTCTGAACGACTACCGGACCCTCAGCGACCGCAAGGCCCAGAGCAGTTTCAGCCTGATGTTCGAGCAGCCGGTGTTCACCCGCAACACCCTGGCCGAGAACCTGAACGAGGCGCGCCTGAATTACGAGAAAGTCTCCAGCCAGTTCACCCGTCAGCAGATGGACATCATCTACCGGGTGACACAGGCTTTCTATCAGGTGTTCCGCTGCACGCGCGCCGCCGGGATCGCGGGCGAAAAGCTGGCCAACAGCGAGCAGGCCCTGGAAGTGGCCCGTCTCAAGGCCGAGGCCGGGCGTATCCCCGAGGGCGAGGTGCTGATCGCCGAGGTGACCGCGGCCGAGAACCGGGCCGCCCTCTTCGAGCGCCAGGGAGACCTGGAGCGCGCCTCGGACGAACTCAAGCAGTTGATCGGTCTCGACCTCTACCAGCCGGTGAATGTGGTGACCGATCTGAGCTACGATTCTCTTACCGTCGACCCCGACAAAGCCATCGAGCGCGCCCTGGCCAACCGTCTGGAGCTGCACGAGGCCGAGCTGGATTACGAGCTGGGCCGGATCGACCTGGACCGGGCCAAGCGCATCCGGGAGATCAGCGGCAAGATTTCGGCCTACTACGACATCACCGGGGTGAGCACCCGCGAGCACGGCTCAACCCTGGACCTGTTCAACTCATCGTTCGACAATTTCGTGGACCGTCCGCCCAACCGCGGGGTCACGCTTTCGGTGACTGTGCCGGTGTTCGACTGGGGCCGGGGCAAGGAGAGGGTGCAGCAGGAGATGGCCAACCTCCGTCAGGCCCGCCTCGACATCGAGGACCAGCGCAATACGATTGTCCGCGAGGTGCGTGAGATTGTCCGTAACGTGGAGGAGTCCGGCAACCGTCTGCGTATCCACGAGCAGAACCAGCAACTGGCCCAGCGCAGCTACCAGATCAGCCGTCTGCGTTTCGACAGCGGCGCGATCACCAGCCAGGACATGGCCCTGGCCCAGGAGAGCCTGGCCGCCTCGCAACTCAATTACCTTGACGCCTACATCTCGTACCAGCTCGCCCTGGCCGAGCTTAAAAAACAGACCCTCTGGGATTTCGAAAACGACTGCGGCTACCGGGTCGACCAGAAATACTCGTCCGACAGGAGTAATCAATGA
- a CDS encoding ABC transporter permease subunit, with protein MLSIIIRKEIQDSLASLRFVLTLLLCTVTILFTVWAGAESYRRDMKNFAANESLDRKLLDAQNNYNTFMRVGVKINKEPEALEALVSGVKDIAGNTAWVADEHQTVLEGSKSGTNPFFAVFGGFDLTFVVSVIFSLLAFLYSYNTVSGEKEKGTLRLLLANQISRPTLILGKYMGSLISLLIPVLIPMLLGLIVLANYPDVSLNSEHWLRILLLVALYLLYITCFFTLGLLSSSLVSHSSISLLISLLAWICCIALIPRASVNLAGLISPVASQSEINFQKEAIYRQIHDEIYKKENLALQIQEFREKHPGNRNYGELTEKLAGEEREKKEAQFSLIDTDYEAKKLRQQQLAADIARCSPTSALMFGSMALGRTGPAEYDKFLQSAREYRTVFLDWITAKSMKFLTEHEAFDLSGMPRHTIAKSTLTESVTSAIPDYLVLILLNILFFAGAYVSFLRYDVR; from the coding sequence ATGCTGAGCATCATCATTCGCAAGGAAATCCAGGATTCCCTCGCTAGTCTTCGGTTCGTGCTGACCTTGCTCCTCTGCACAGTTACGATTCTGTTTACTGTCTGGGCAGGCGCGGAAAGCTACAGACGAGACATGAAGAATTTTGCAGCGAACGAATCCCTCGATAGAAAATTACTGGATGCACAAAACAACTACAACACGTTTATGCGTGTCGGCGTAAAAATCAACAAAGAGCCTGAGGCTCTGGAAGCGTTGGTCTCGGGAGTCAAGGATATAGCAGGCAATACAGCCTGGGTCGCCGATGAACATCAGACAGTACTGGAAGGCTCCAAGTCCGGCACAAATCCATTTTTTGCCGTATTCGGAGGTTTCGACCTGACATTTGTCGTCAGTGTAATATTCAGTCTGCTGGCCTTTCTCTATTCGTACAATACAGTCTCCGGAGAAAAGGAAAAAGGAACTCTGAGGCTCCTGCTGGCCAACCAGATATCCCGACCGACCCTGATTCTGGGGAAATACATGGGTAGCCTTATAAGCTTGCTGATACCGGTACTGATCCCCATGCTTCTGGGTTTGATCGTTCTGGCGAATTATCCGGACGTCTCTCTCAACTCTGAGCACTGGCTGCGGATATTACTGCTGGTCGCTCTTTATCTGCTGTACATAACGTGCTTTTTTACCCTGGGTCTCCTGTCGAGTTCACTGGTTTCCCATTCCTCGATCAGCCTGCTGATATCGCTGCTTGCCTGGATTTGTTGCATCGCATTGATTCCACGGGCCTCGGTCAATTTAGCCGGTCTGATTTCTCCCGTTGCATCCCAGAGTGAAATTAATTTCCAGAAAGAGGCAATCTACCGGCAGATTCATGACGAGATCTATAAGAAAGAAAATTTAGCCCTCCAGATACAAGAGTTTCGGGAAAAGCATCCGGGCAATAGGAATTACGGTGAACTCACGGAAAAACTGGCCGGTGAGGAAAGGGAAAAGAAAGAGGCACAATTCAGTCTTATCGATACGGACTATGAAGCGAAAAAGCTTCGCCAGCAACAGCTTGCGGCAGACATAGCCCGGTGCTCTCCGACTTCCGCTCTCATGTTCGGCAGTATGGCTCTGGGTCGTACCGGACCGGCCGAGTACGATAAGTTCCTCCAGTCGGCCAGGGAATATCGAACCGTGTTTTTGGACTGGATCACTGCTAAGTCAATGAAGTTCTTAACGGAACACGAGGCATTCGATTTATCGGGTATGCCTCGGCATACAATCGCCAAATCAACTCTAACCGAATCAGTTACCAGCGCGATCCCGGATTATCTGGTACTGATCCTGTTAAACATTCTGTTTTTCGCTGGGGCATACGTTTCTTTTCTTCGCTACGACGTGCGCTGA